tttgagaaagttcacgggaggtgtgcccaacataattcccatttctgaattaaggttcGACGAGAACATGAGGTTAATtggagaacctgaggcaatcgttaaccgtaagactaagaagttgtaacttaagatagtcgatttagtgcctgtacgttggaaacatataaatgggccagatcccacctgggaaacggagagtgacatattaagtcgctacccgtagttgtttgtcGTTGTGCGATtatggggacggaatcatcctaagggggagagagttgtaacgcccgtgtttctgggctaggaagtaatattgacataatggtctaggttaacctttgtaactcatttagaagaaatgaaaaggagttatgtgaattttatgtgaattatgtgttttatgcttaattattagggtttaattaattaaaaataaaaataagcatcaaaattaaagtgtgagataagcccgatatctttacataaagttgtagttgtCGAAAGAAGGATTTctgggatataaagaatgccgaaatccgagttataacgaagaagttatgacctgtcgaaatttcgcaacaaaaccggcacggtgccgaatgtcgtaaaaagtgagtttttgataaactactttttagtctTAGTAATCTAAACTACAGTCGtaatattcgttaaaccgagaagttcgataaaaagaacacccaaatctgacttcgtatgaggaagttatgatttttcgaagtttcagcttagcagtagacagctaaaaactcgaattttagatcgagcgatttttagccgacacaacctaaacgagaattgaaggtctcgtcattaggagcacaacggtaaaaagtctgacgaaaacggacgtcggatgaagaagttatgaatttttaacggatttcctgtcccggcctgttaaaaataataatataaaatttaaattcaaaattagccaacgaagtataaagggaagttgtagagcgtaattttagctacgcgtgcatataaagaacgtcaaaaacggagctcgtatgcgaaagttatggattttagaagttttgacgtgaaaatcgagaaaattcgcacagtcacgagttgccacgtcatcctcgctgaaaaagtgccatgtgtcctgctgagtcaccaagctgctgagtcaccgaagctgctgagtcatgcgaagccacgtgtcggattctgatttgaccgaagggaggtccaatctgaggctcgcatatggaccgaacctcgcacGTGTAATACGACTCCGCAGTCCAATCAGCGAGTGCCACCGAGACCTTCGCACATGCTGACCACCTGCGCATCGGACACACGcctcggtccacttagaagctgccagCGAGCCCTTGCATGCGCAGACCatatgcgagccatgtgcgagccaccCCCTGCGAGCTTCGAATCTGCTGCCGCTTGTCTTCTTCCTGAccatccgatcagaagcctcacccctataaatagaagggtgcgagacctcccgggtaactttgaaaatttgtcaattttaacccctaaacccatattttcttcatcttaacatcccgcaaagccccggtatcgattgtaaagcccggaatactccaggaagtgcccgagaagcccgggaaatttattttttttggtttcgaagcccgacttttgcaaagcccggtttctcaataaaactcccggttttattagaaacgatcgttttaggaaacaaattgttgcccgattatcaccaaatcatgtgagtgtatagtcactttcattttatacatagatatgaagtatttaagttataatacgtgctatgtgtaaatatattaattgtttatttgaggtgactgttgagttgaagttttatacaagttttaaactgtataagtatttttatatacaaatatgttgggtagaacatgggtagatagtgatgtgtgataaaataaaatttgaggagAGGCCTCGATGAGTTTTGAGATCAAGTCagctagcggagtttggatgacgaccacggacgtTCTAGACGGTCCAGtaggaaacattagcaggtccgcaacctgtaggtgttaatgaacttgggtgttcattcgttgtactccatccccctcatggttgcctttaggacacgtatggctgaggaaaccccttagcagtagtgtccatcccgatgatattctttaggctaggtcccttgtgaaaagtgtttagggacataaagtaaggataacgggaacgggtaatcagggttattgttgattgatgaacttagtaagtttattattattgtgggttgaaaatcctatatgctcaccaggctcccaagcctgacccactcagctttttctGTTACAggaagtggaccccgagcatagtcgaaggacgacgagagatttttggattataggccagtagttgtaaataactgttgaaaggcttataatgtcttgtttatgcttttgatctgtatcggaacatgacatcccgaggttttgatatatatggaaaatatataccttcttaatgaaggattttgataaacttttatcatatgttgtttgggaaccaactcggcgagtcggcggctggactcggcgaaatggtgctgtgtggagaaaaccctaattccgggggttgagccctatataaaggacataataccctctccccagcttctttaccctcccttgaagtccagaagcCCTAATATTCGgttgtgagagaattagagagcatttgggtcttgaaggagtgttgttgaagagatctttgaagattaagaggcttggagcaaggggctttgtaaggctttggcttattcttctgttggagtcttctcttgaggtaatgattcgttgtttgagctgttatccatctagatctatcatttgtggcatttttgggagtatatctaATGTtgtcttgagtttggaggttagatctgaggttgctacctcagatctagtgtaatgatgatccaaaagagcataaagtccctgttcaagagttgttgatgaagccttttgtcccaaaccctagccctagagtgtattatgcttagaacTCCTTGGACTCACgaaaagtttgccactttacataatggatggcttgtataagagtagctctatggatttgagaccctgcatggcttggtaagcctctgtatgggttaagagctagtgatactcggcgagtcacatgggtatacTCGgtgagttgcatgaagataggcagcaactcgacgagttggaagaaaaactcagtgagttggttgaaaatagccttggactcggcgagtctgttcttagactcgaagAGTCTGTCGTGAGGTCCTAAACTTTCCTGATTGAGTTGTAAATCgttgagtcaagggatgactcactgagttgactgcgattagactcagagttgtggggcTCGGCGAGCCTTAGGGCAACTTGGTGAGTTGAGTTGTGTTACGGGAGTTTCATAGTattgggacttgacgagtcagagGGGTGACTCAGCAAGTAGAGATAGTCATGTGTTGACCTGTTGTCTGCCAGAggtattttggtatttattgATTGCAGTGTTTTGGTTATTAATCAGTGGTGAAGTTTGTGGCAGAGGTTGGAGCAGCATGATCTTATCTCTTCATTCGGCTGTTGCGAGGTGAGATATCCTCACTATAcagacagggtctacggcaccaaggtcggcgctctatcggatggaaatctgggtattgttgttatgttattgctttggtatgtttgcatcctgatagTTATGATGGTATATGTtaaagacctggttaaggtcggtctCCTGATAGTTAGGGTGGTATATGTGTgatcggaaggtcttatgtgctatgaagagTATGAGACATATGTTGTTAGATGTTATGAGAGCTGCgtgtgttatgttatgatatgagcaGTAttttatggaccggaaggtcaacatgcTATATGTGGTTatttgatatgtatgtgttatgcatgttatgtatgataaggaccggaaggttaatatgatatttttgtgtgtgctatgtatgctatgtatgataaggaccggaaggtgaatttgatatttatgtatgtgttatgtatgctatgtatggtaaggaccagaaggtcaaaaTGATTTGGACAGGAAGGTCAACGGagtatggactggaaggtcaacagagtatggaccggaaggtcaactagagtatggaccggaaggtcaacagagttatgggatggaaatcccctgagacattcggatcggaagatcccacggagttatggcctggaagggcgtatgtacTGTTATGGCCTGGTAGGGCGTATGTGTtgttatggcctggaagggcgtatgtgctgtatgtagtattttgggggtaactcactaagctttcgggcttacagtttcagtgtattgtttcgagtacttcaggagatcatggcaaggcggaggcgtgatcgtaccgctcctcagttttatgttgatgtttctgggatactctgataataaatgaattgaaaacctttttgtaataacttaacaattatggttgtttttgaaaagtttaaattggttgtaattTTTATGTTCGTTACAATTGGTCTGATGGTTGTGAAGTCTGAAGGGGTTGACAGCTTCTCCCACCTCCGATGTTTCTCTTGGCACCGATGCCTCCCGCCTCTGACCTCCGTCCAGCCCCGCCTCATCGTCCAACGCTTTCCAGCGACACCCAGCCGGTGGATCCCCTCCTTTCCGACGCTTTCCAGCGATACCCGGCCGGTGGAGTCCCTCTTCTCCGACAGAGAGCGACACCTCCGGTGTCTAGTTTCATGAGGAGACTGCGAGTATCACCAAGAGACTTCGGTGTTCCCTTATCCAACACTTTTGCCATATCTTTTGGAGATGTAAAACCTAAAAACGAGATGCTCCCGGTTGATGATTCACTTGGATATGAAGCTGTTGGTGCCACAAAGATCCCAATAATTTCCAGAAATCCGATTCAGGCACAAGATCATGTTTTGGcagagagaaagagaagagaaaagtTGAATCGAaactttatttccttatcttcCCTCATCCCTAAGCTTAAGAAGGTACTTGTTTCCTTTTTACGATAAAACTCTTAAGATGAGTACTTATTTGTCTTATGAACTTGTTACCACAATCAAAAGACAtaaatcattaacaaaatattggAAGTAACTGTTGTTTCAACTTTTGTAGATGGACAAGGCATCTGTGCTTGAAGATGCATCTATTTACATAAAACAACATCAAGATCGGGTGAAGGAACTGGAGGGATTATCAGGAACAAAGAGAAAGAATGTTCAAGATTGTGTATTGCATGCGTGTAAGGTTATCTTGGTTACGTATGCTGATAATTTTTTCTCAATGATCCCGATGCTTTAGCTGTGAACACTTTTGAGTAATATTTTATTGCattttaaaccacaaaacaagGAATCCATTTTGTTAGCTCTATGCTTACGGTATAGACCATTAGCTTGGAATTAGGGCTTTTTATGGTTTCCTAAGAGGCATATCATAGCATGCGTTGCTGACTTTATCAAAACTAATTAGGCTTTCATTTTTAATGTCATGTATCATAAGTgacataatttttagggttttaatttatatattaatgaCGAACCACCGTTTCTATGTAGTTTTACAGTGGTTTCATAAGCCTTGATAGAATGTTAAATCAGCAACAGCAAGGCTGTTCGGTTTGTTCTCATTCATTTAAATGCATGGGTTATATTTTCATTTACATCCATATTTAGCCGTTATTTGTAAAATTTTGCAAGTTAAGCTTCCTCTGCCTATTGCAATAGTAACTTGTATGTTGTTTTACCAGATATTTGAAATTGATTTGCTGAAATGGCTGCTGCTGCAACTAAAACTTCTGCTGGTCCACGCTATGCACCATAGGATCCTACTCTCCCCAAACCATGGAGAGGGCTAGTTAATGGTAACACTAGGAATCTTTACTTTTGGAATCCAGTGACTAATGTCACCCAATATCAAAGGCACTCAGTGCTCAAGGATGATCCACCTCCACAACAAGTTCAGGTGCATCGCGTTTGGTTATTGTGGCTCGTGTATTTCTTATAAATTCTTGATGAAAATGAATTTTAAAGTATCTTTTTCACTTtaatgttttctatttatttaggCAATACCTCCAGTTACTCGGATGACATTAGGAAGAAACACTTGGGTTACTGTTTTATGCAGAAAGCTAAGAGATTGGTGGCACTGGGTACATtatatttctactttgaaaaGTTATTCCAAAGTTTCACTAACTCATTTCTCAAATTTGCATTGTACGATCAAATCTAGGGTTCTTTTGTTGATATCAAATGATCACTTCTTCTTGAATTTCTCCAAAATTTGTTGTTTTAAACTCGTGATTCAGCTAGAGACAGAGAGTTATGGAAGTGGAACAATCAAATCATTCATTGACCTTCCACGAGCCTTCCATGGAACAAAGCATTAGCTTCGTTACAGCCCTTCATGTTTTAATTTTCAATTAAGttaaaatttccttttttttaacTTCACATCAGATATGAGTTTTTGGTATATAGTTATATATTTCAATGATGAAAATCTGTGCGATATGTTTGACTTTTTCTGTGATACTTTCACTTTTTGATCTCTCTTTTCTGTGATAGTATTTTTGTCTTATTTTTGCAGGGATTCTCCATTATGCCTCTCCATATCCATAAATGTTGTGACCAGCATATCCTCAAAGGCCACTTGGAGCAGTGGGAGTCATTCCATCATTAGCACACCCACCAATGATGGCTATGCGGCGTCCAGTGGTCCCTACAATCACTAGGCGACCCATCAATACAATAACTCCAGCTAAAAAGCCAATGACCACAGTTTATGTTGGCAAGATAGCATCATCAGTGGACAATGAGTTCATGCTCTCACTTTTTGCAGGTAAGTTCCTCTTTTTCTCACATCTTTACTGGAAATAGATCTTATTGCCCAATGTTCATGGACTTATTACACATTTATATGTCTTTTGAAGCTCTGTGGGCCTGTTAAAAGTTGGAAACATGTACCAGATCCCACTATTGGGGCTTTGAAGGGCTTTGGTTTTTGTGAATTTAGAAATGTTGAAGGAGTTCTGCGTGCTTTAAGGCTTCTGAGTAAATTAAGTTTTGGTGGTCAGGAGCTCATGGTATGGTTTCCGCATTCTCTATCTTTCTTCTTCGTGTATATTCATGTAAATCATGCTCTATCTGatctaaactttttttttaattttgagttTACAGTTGAATTTTGATAATGTAGCTAATTAGCACTATTGTTTTATGAATGCTCGTTTCTTTTTTACTTGAATAAATTTAGCATCATATAGCTAATGGTAGCACTATTGTTTTATGAatgcaagggtaaaatggtcatttactcacaTTCAGACACTTCATTTACCTTTTTTAGCAATGTCGTAGTGGGTGTGACTCACTCTATGAATTAAGATGTTGCAATTTCCCGTTCTACCCatgtttctatttatttatttatttatttatttatttatttatgatataaTATGGATGATTATGATAGGAGCGGAGTCAGGACATCTGGAGTGTGACAAAGCAGCAGAATTAAAAGGAGGCCTTTGGAATATTCGAAAGGAGAAAGACTCTtaacattttaaacatatttatttatttattcattttgctcattttttatataatatgatGATGATGTTCATTTTCCTGATCACTTTTGTTTGCAAATATTTGGAACAACTGTATCAACCAAACCAACCTTTAAACACATGCCCAAGGTATGCTTAATTcgttatattatatttatatgcaaGATAACCATTTTCTTATGTTTGAGTAAACCTAATTTGGAAGCTTTTAGGAACTAATATCCATCATTTTCATCAATTAAAGTAAAAGTAACTCTGCAAGTCCTTCCTTcttcttttaatttcaaaaaggACACCCATTTGTGTCTAGATTAAGCTGAATCCCTAACACCaattttagtgtgtgtgtgtgtttggcaTCAAGCCAAGGTTAgggttttataataataaaatctaGTCTTTATTACCAATATAGATATAGAAGCCTCCAGTTTATAGTTTGGCCCCTCCCCTCCATTAAACTCTTCTATCATTTCATTTCCCTCCCCTTTGATTATTAATAATACCCAAAAACTTCTTGATGGTCTGTATAAATTCCACCGATTTCTCCACTTTATATAAAATGTATGAAATACACATGCCAACTTTAATCCATTAAAATCTCATAAACCATCTCATAACTTTTTTTTAAGgtttgtttattttataattttttttagtaaCTGACAATTGGCAATAACTCTTTACAGAAAGGAATGGTTGTTTTTTATGCTGCTCAATTTGATGGAATCCTTAAAAATCTTTCAGAATTTAACAATGCTTTAGGCTCTCACCTGGTAAgttgtatcttttttttttttcattagatTAGATTAGATGAAATCTTTAAATGTTGGATCTTTAGAGGCTTGGCTTTTTCTTCACTCTTTGTCATTGTGACAAGCATCATAACATTTTCCTATACACAAAATAGAAAGAAAAGATGATAAAGTTAGATTTTTATTTCcatttttgggtttgtattttaGGACCAACAGGGATTATCACTCAGTGAGTCATAAACATCAAGATTGAGTGGCATAGCTAAAACATTAAGGGACACATCACATTACCATATTACTAAATTTTCAAATGATGACATCAGCTTATTGTCAAAATTACTCAAATCATGGCCACTTTCCATGATGCTTCCAGGTCAGCATCTTTTGAATTACATATAATATAAGCATATTAtatcatattattattaatgaTTAACCACCTCTAAAACTTTTATATAACAAAATCATCAAATATTTTTGCAGTAATTGACATATTAAGGATGGTCATTTTACATCCAGATGGATCATCTGTTTTGAAACGTGTTATTGATGAAAACGGTATCTAATTATCTATACTAATTTATCACTAATA
The genomic region above belongs to Lactuca sativa cultivar Salinas chromosome 4, Lsat_Salinas_v11, whole genome shotgun sequence and contains:
- the LOC111896004 gene encoding transcription factor bHLH25-like translates to MPPASDLRPAPPHRPTLSSDTQPVDPLLSDAFQRYPAGGVPLLRQRATPPVSSFMRRLRVSPRDFGVPLSNTFAISFGDVKPKNEMLPVDDSLGYEAVGATKIPIISRNPIQAQDHVLAERKRREKLNRNFISLSSLIPKLKKMDKASVLEDASIYIKQHQDRVKELEGLSGTKRKNVQDCVLHACKVILVTYADNFFSMIPML